In the genome of Deinococcus deserti VCD115, one region contains:
- a CDS encoding PIN/TRAM domain-containing protein, whose translation MLAIRLLIVLLGLTAGLLAGQALALSLPSELAVVNTLSLMLAGLLTSVLLMARLERVASSRLDRLNRWYKRLAPRTVAAATLGLIVALLLSVLLGNLLRGLPFYSWVLSITVTLLLAVFFVGFAVRHADTFGVFTMPQARRRSGMKILDSNVIIDGRLLDLVRAGFVEGELVVPGFVLRELQTLADHSDAQKRTRGKRGLSVLEELRTIRPMQVDDWDDINVPTVDDKLIRLARETGGKLLTNDTNLSKIAKLHGLEVMSIHEAAVALKPQVQAGDQLVVTITKSGQQQGQGVGYLEDGTMVVVEDGLKYRGRAARVLVVNNVQTNVGRMIFARVDRSSDAA comes from the coding sequence GTGCTGGCCATCCGACTGCTAATTGTGCTGCTGGGCCTGACTGCAGGCCTGCTGGCCGGACAGGCCCTGGCTCTCTCTCTCCCTTCTGAATTGGCTGTGGTCAACACGCTGAGCCTGATGCTGGCGGGTCTGCTGACTTCGGTTTTGTTGATGGCCCGCCTGGAACGGGTGGCGAGCAGCCGGCTCGACAGGCTGAACCGCTGGTACAAGCGACTGGCGCCGCGTACGGTAGCGGCGGCAACGCTCGGCCTGATCGTGGCGCTGCTGCTCAGCGTGCTGCTGGGTAACCTCCTGCGTGGGCTCCCCTTTTACTCGTGGGTGCTGAGCATTACGGTGACGCTGCTGCTGGCGGTATTCTTTGTGGGTTTCGCTGTGCGTCATGCCGACACCTTCGGGGTGTTTACGATGCCTCAGGCGCGCCGCAGGTCGGGGATGAAAATCCTGGATTCCAACGTCATTATCGATGGGCGCCTTCTGGATCTCGTGCGTGCTGGATTCGTGGAGGGTGAACTGGTTGTCCCAGGCTTTGTGCTGCGCGAGTTGCAGACACTGGCCGACCATTCCGACGCGCAGAAACGCACGCGTGGCAAGCGCGGCCTGAGCGTCCTTGAAGAACTGCGCACCATACGGCCCATGCAGGTTGACGACTGGGACGATATCAATGTGCCGACTGTTGACGACAAACTGATCCGGCTGGCGCGCGAAACAGGCGGCAAGCTGTTGACCAACGACACCAATCTCAGCAAAATCGCCAAGCTGCACGGTCTGGAAGTCATGAGCATCCATGAGGCAGCGGTGGCTCTCAAGCCCCAGGTGCAGGCTGGAGACCAGCTGGTGGTGACCATTACCAAAAGTGGCCAGCAGCAGGGACAGGGTGTGGGGTACCTGGAGGACGGCACCATGGTCGTGGTTGAGGACGGCCTGAAGTACCGTGGACGGGCCGCTCGGGTCCTGGTGGTCAACAACGTGCAGACCAACGTGGGCCGTATGATTTTTGCGCGTGTGGACCGCAGCAGCGACGCCGCCTGA
- the coaE gene encoding dephospho-CoA kinase (Dephospho-CoA kinase (CoaE) performs the final step in coenzyme A biosynthesis.) — protein MSNLSADLPASTASVRRLGLTGSIGSGKSTVARLLRARGLLVLDADEQARLVTEEPETLARLEQAFPGTVQGGRLDRAALAALAFADPARLSELGAITHPRVRARMQVLEAQAVQSGARWVVHDVPLLFEGGLDAGMDAVLVVDAPLETRIQRVMSRSGLNREEIMLRDARQLPAAQKRARATAVLDNTGDLEDLDRQLSQVLRQLGISPSVSGS, from the coding sequence GTGAGCAACCTCTCTGCTGACCTCCCGGCCTCAACTGCTTCCGTGCGGCGCCTGGGGCTGACCGGCAGTATCGGCTCAGGCAAGAGCACCGTGGCCAGGCTGCTGCGTGCACGAGGGCTCCTTGTCCTGGATGCCGATGAACAGGCCCGGCTTGTCACGGAGGAACCAGAGACTCTGGCACGCCTCGAGCAGGCATTTCCTGGTACGGTGCAGGGCGGCCGGCTTGACCGGGCTGCCCTGGCTGCACTGGCCTTTGCAGATCCGGCGCGCCTGTCTGAACTGGGAGCCATCACGCATCCACGAGTCCGGGCACGGATGCAAGTACTGGAAGCCCAGGCAGTGCAGTCGGGCGCGCGCTGGGTGGTGCACGATGTGCCGCTGCTGTTCGAAGGTGGCCTGGACGCAGGAATGGACGCGGTGCTGGTGGTGGACGCTCCACTGGAAACCCGCATACAGCGCGTGATGTCCCGCAGTGGCCTGAACCGTGAGGAGATCATGCTGCGTGACGCCCGGCAACTGCCGGCCGCACAGAAAAGAGCGCGGGCGACAGCGGTGCTGGACAACACCGGCGATCTGGAGGATCTGGACCGTCAGCTGAGTCAGGTCCTCAGGCAGCTGGGCATCTCACCTTCCGTGTCCGGAAGCTGA
- a CDS encoding tetratricopeptide repeat protein, whose amino-acid sequence MNSRFSTLGLLMVAAALGGATAQTTPPNPTQPAQTQPVQSPAAPAQAAPAAAPAVRPVANYIALGIFYYNKGNFDQAYVAFRAASEMDPANTEALLLLGRSQVRVRLYGPAITTLKRLITLDPRNVPAYIALSQAYQQQYIGTSDRQTVAANLTEALRVLTAAETVVQAQGTDRNLNLSKIWNERGYVYKLQGDVTRSIEAFKQASSLNPDNSIILYNLGDMYYASGNLPMALDFLQQAVIADPGDPYNRAYYAKLLALSGNVATARAEAAQAARLAPTNAYAVGQYGVVSYLAKDPATARAQLTQAVKLDALRYPEFYYYLGRLGLDSGELRAARDNLTRAAALGSNTAEYAYYLGLSYERSATGLAPDRLKARANYEQALRLDPGHRLAQEGLNRLR is encoded by the coding sequence GTGAACTCACGCTTTAGCACCCTCGGCCTGTTGATGGTGGCCGCTGCCCTTGGTGGCGCCACCGCGCAGACCACTCCCCCCAATCCGACCCAGCCTGCACAGACCCAGCCGGTCCAGAGCCCTGCAGCCCCAGCTCAGGCGGCTCCTGCGGCCGCTCCAGCGGTCCGGCCAGTGGCCAACTACATTGCCCTGGGCATCTTCTATTACAACAAGGGCAATTTCGATCAGGCCTACGTGGCGTTCCGCGCTGCGTCGGAGATGGATCCGGCCAACACCGAGGCTCTGTTGCTGCTGGGCCGCTCGCAGGTACGGGTGCGTCTGTACGGACCGGCCATTACCACGCTCAAGCGTCTGATTACACTCGATCCCCGCAATGTCCCGGCTTACATTGCGCTGTCGCAGGCATACCAGCAGCAGTACATCGGCACCAGTGACCGCCAGACCGTGGCGGCCAACCTGACCGAAGCGCTGCGTGTGCTGACGGCGGCAGAAACAGTGGTGCAGGCGCAGGGCACCGACCGCAATCTGAACCTCAGCAAGATCTGGAACGAGCGTGGATACGTCTACAAGCTTCAGGGCGATGTGACCCGTTCGATTGAGGCCTTCAAGCAGGCCAGCAGCCTGAATCCGGACAACAGCATTATCCTGTACAACCTGGGTGATATGTACTACGCCAGCGGCAATCTGCCCATGGCACTGGACTTCCTGCAGCAGGCGGTCATCGCTGATCCCGGAGATCCCTATAACCGTGCCTACTATGCCAAGCTGCTGGCCCTGAGTGGCAATGTCGCGACGGCCCGCGCTGAAGCGGCCCAGGCCGCCCGCCTTGCCCCGACCAACGCTTACGCCGTGGGCCAGTACGGAGTGGTCAGCTATCTGGCCAAGGACCCTGCAACAGCGCGCGCTCAGCTGACGCAGGCCGTGAAACTCGACGCCCTGCGTTACCCGGAGTTCTACTACTATCTCGGCCGGCTGGGCCTGGACAGCGGGGAACTGCGCGCAGCCCGTGACAACCTGACGCGCGCTGCTGCGCTCGGCAGCAACACGGCGGAGTATGCCTATTACCTGGGGTTGTCCTACGAGCGCAGCGCCACAGGGCTGGCTCCGGACCGTCTGAAGGCCCGGGCCAACTACGAGCAGGCCCTGCGTCTGGACCCCGGACACCGGCTGGCCCAGGAGGGCCTCAACCGCCTCCGCTGA
- a CDS encoding ABC transporter ATP-binding protein produces the protein MALLEIERLSVNYGAIQAIRDISLSVEEGEVVTLIGANGAGKTTTLRAVSRMMRPVSGRIMFAGRDITRIPADEAVRIGIAQSPEGRQVLARQSVQDNLELGAYTRRDAAEVKGDISRMYERFPRLGERRHQLAGTLSGGEQQMLAIARAMMSRPRLLLLDEPSLGLAPIIVREIFSIIRELNEQGTTILLVEQNAKLAMNSSNRTYVLEAGQMTFTGQSAQLVNDERVLHAYLGG, from the coding sequence ATGGCCCTGCTGGAAATTGAACGGCTCAGCGTGAATTACGGCGCCATCCAGGCAATTCGGGACATCAGCCTGAGTGTGGAGGAAGGCGAGGTGGTCACCCTGATCGGGGCCAACGGCGCCGGAAAGACCACCACCCTGCGGGCCGTCTCGCGCATGATGCGGCCTGTGAGCGGCCGCATCATGTTCGCCGGGCGCGACATTACCCGTATTCCAGCCGATGAGGCGGTCAGGATCGGGATTGCCCAGAGTCCTGAGGGCCGGCAGGTGCTCGCGCGCCAGAGCGTGCAGGACAATCTGGAGCTGGGCGCGTATACCCGCCGGGACGCGGCCGAGGTCAAGGGTGACATTTCCCGGATGTACGAACGCTTCCCACGTCTGGGCGAGCGCCGCCATCAGCTGGCCGGTACGCTCTCGGGTGGGGAACAGCAGATGCTGGCCATCGCGCGCGCCATGATGAGCCGCCCTCGTCTGCTGCTGCTCGACGAGCCCAGTCTGGGTCTGGCGCCCATCATCGTGCGGGAAATCTTCTCGATTATCCGCGAGCTCAACGAGCAGGGCACTACCATTCTGCTGGTCGAGCAGAACGCCAAGCTGGCCATGAACAGTTCCAACCGCACCTACGTGCTGGAAGCCGGGCAGATGACCTTCACGGGTCAGAGCGCGCAGCTGGTCAACGACGAACGCGTCCTGCACGCCTACCTGGGCGGGTAA
- a CDS encoding ABC transporter ATP-binding protein, giving the protein MSARDVVLEARNMTRRFGGLVAVNNVSFDVTEGEIFGLIGPNGAGKTTLFNLMTGLTPPSTGTLTYRGQTVTGLAPHRIAQAGLSRTFQNIRLFRGLSALENVKIAQHTRTHAGIWRGVFGQARAEELQVERRAWELLDLVGLSDRAGESAGNFSYGDQRRLEIARALATEPRVLLLDEPAAGMNTAEKGALTAFIREVRDQFDLTVLVIEHHVPLVMGLCDRVAVLNFGELIAIGDPVSVQRDPKVIEAYLGGE; this is encoded by the coding sequence ATGAGTGCCCGCGACGTGGTGCTTGAGGCGCGCAATATGACCCGGCGCTTCGGCGGGCTGGTGGCTGTCAACAACGTCAGCTTTGATGTCACCGAGGGAGAGATCTTCGGTCTGATCGGACCCAACGGTGCAGGCAAGACCACCCTCTTCAACCTCATGACCGGCCTCACCCCGCCCAGTACCGGCACCCTGACCTACCGTGGTCAGACCGTCACTGGTCTGGCGCCCCACCGGATCGCGCAGGCGGGCCTCAGCCGAACCTTCCAGAACATTCGTCTGTTCCGTGGCCTGAGCGCCCTGGAAAACGTGAAAATCGCGCAGCATACGCGCACGCACGCCGGAATATGGCGCGGCGTGTTTGGCCAGGCCCGCGCCGAGGAATTGCAGGTTGAACGCCGCGCCTGGGAACTGCTGGATCTGGTGGGCCTCAGCGACCGGGCCGGTGAAAGTGCCGGGAACTTCAGCTACGGAGATCAGCGCCGCCTCGAAATTGCACGCGCCCTGGCCACCGAACCGCGCGTGCTGCTGCTCGATGAACCGGCCGCCGGAATGAACACCGCCGAGAAGGGAGCGCTCACGGCCTTTATCCGCGAGGTCCGCGACCAGTTTGACCTGACCGTGCTGGTTATCGAACACCATGTGCCGCTGGTCATGGGTCTGTGTGACCGCGTGGCCGTGCTGAATTTCGGTGAGCTGATTGCGATCGGGGACCCGGTCAGCGTGCAGCGCGACCCCAAAGTGATCGAAGCGTACCTGGGAGGCGAGTAA
- a CDS encoding branched-chain amino acid ABC transporter permease, translated as MNDFVSTYGFLIVTLLQAGLLGLSLYFPLQAGQLSLASPGFYALGGYVAAIMLTHPTFAGIRDALGHGVFPLTWLVAALLSGVLGLVVGIPALRLRGIYLALATIAFVEILRVLSLNLQITGGAIGIFGIPQAFGFQDRWQYVFLFGPLLVLTLLFAYQLERSRVGRALRAIREDELAADAMGVPPTRYKVLAFVIGAVLAGIVGSMSAPFLNTWNAKQGTFDASIAILAFVLIGGSRNIWGPVVGGALLTAVPEVLRFLSDWRLIINGLVLVVASLYLPQGIVGALERLRRPRPPERPAALPPAEVRP; from the coding sequence ATGAACGACTTTGTCTCCACGTACGGATTTCTGATCGTCACGCTGCTGCAGGCTGGCCTGCTGGGCCTGAGCCTGTATTTTCCACTCCAGGCCGGCCAGCTCAGTCTGGCCAGCCCTGGCTTCTACGCCCTGGGCGGCTATGTGGCGGCGATCATGCTGACCCATCCCACCTTTGCGGGGATACGCGACGCTCTGGGCCACGGCGTCTTCCCATTGACCTGGCTGGTTGCCGCATTACTGTCTGGTGTCCTGGGCCTGGTGGTCGGCATACCGGCGCTGCGGCTCCGCGGCATCTATCTGGCGCTGGCCACCATCGCCTTCGTGGAAATTCTGCGCGTGCTGTCGCTGAACCTTCAGATCACTGGCGGCGCCATCGGTATTTTCGGTATTCCCCAGGCGTTCGGTTTTCAGGACCGCTGGCAATACGTATTTCTGTTCGGGCCGCTGCTGGTGCTGACCCTGCTGTTCGCCTACCAGCTGGAGCGCTCCCGTGTCGGCCGCGCCCTGCGCGCCATCCGGGAAGATGAACTGGCCGCCGACGCCATGGGCGTTCCGCCGACCCGCTACAAGGTGCTGGCTTTCGTTATCGGAGCTGTGCTGGCCGGCATCGTCGGCTCCATGAGTGCGCCGTTCCTGAACACGTGGAATGCCAAGCAGGGGACCTTCGACGCCTCGATTGCCATTCTGGCTTTTGTGCTGATCGGGGGCTCACGCAATATCTGGGGCCCGGTGGTGGGCGGAGCCCTGCTGACGGCTGTGCCGGAGGTACTGCGCTTTCTCAGTGACTGGCGCCTGATCATCAACGGGCTGGTGCTGGTGGTGGCCAGCCTGTACCTGCCTCAGGGCATCGTGGGCGCGCTGGAGCGCCTGCGCCGGCCCCGACCTCCCGAGCGCCCTGCCGCCCTGCCCCCCGCCGAGGTACGCCCATGA
- a CDS encoding branched-chain amino acid ABC transporter permease, which yields MEFSQLVQNTMNGLAIGSVYAIFALGYTLVFSILGIINFAHGAVFTLGAYFTYTLVVGQFENNGLLKGINLFPDGSPFSGSALSFGLATLIGAVLAGLVAVLIERLAFRPMRARGADPLLALVSSLGVALVLVNLIQLLVGAEIYNFPSNAYGEVKPALAFQIGDKTVVIRTVQIIIFLVSLVMLAILGYVIGRTKIGKALRAVAENPGTASLLGISVDRFILITFFLSGFLGGLAGTLVGTAFGVAGPYFGVTYGLKGLAVIVLGGLGSIPGAVLGGLVIGLAEAFVPADYSAYKDAVAFALLFVILLVRPQGLLGKAVIQKV from the coding sequence ATGGAATTCAGTCAACTCGTTCAGAACACCATGAACGGCCTGGCCATAGGAAGCGTGTACGCGATTTTCGCGCTGGGATACACGCTGGTATTTTCGATTCTGGGCATCATCAATTTTGCTCATGGCGCTGTCTTCACGCTGGGTGCCTATTTCACCTACACCCTGGTGGTGGGCCAGTTCGAGAACAACGGCCTGCTCAAGGGCATCAACCTGTTTCCAGACGGCTCTCCTTTTTCCGGAAGCGCGCTCAGCTTTGGCCTGGCCACCCTGATCGGCGCAGTGCTGGCCGGTCTGGTGGCGGTGCTGATCGAACGGCTGGCCTTCCGGCCCATGCGGGCCCGCGGCGCCGATCCGCTGCTGGCCCTGGTCAGCAGCCTGGGGGTAGCGCTGGTGCTCGTCAACCTGATCCAGCTGCTGGTGGGCGCAGAAATTTACAACTTCCCCTCCAACGCTTATGGGGAAGTCAAACCTGCCCTGGCCTTCCAGATCGGGGACAAGACGGTCGTGATCCGCACAGTGCAGATCATCATCTTCCTGGTAAGTCTGGTCATGCTGGCCATCCTGGGGTACGTTATCGGGCGCACCAAGATCGGCAAAGCGCTGCGGGCCGTGGCCGAAAACCCAGGAACAGCCAGCCTGCTGGGCATCAGCGTAGACCGCTTCATCCTGATCACCTTTTTCCTCTCGGGATTTCTCGGCGGACTCGCGGGAACATTGGTAGGTACAGCCTTTGGTGTGGCAGGCCCCTACTTCGGCGTGACCTACGGGCTTAAAGGGCTGGCAGTCATCGTCCTGGGCGGTCTGGGCAGTATTCCAGGCGCAGTGCTTGGTGGGCTGGTCATCGGTCTGGCTGAAGCGTTCGTTCCGGCCGACTACAGCGCGTACAAGGACGCTGTGGCCTTCGCGCTGCTGTTTGTGATTCTGCTGGTACGCCCCCAGGGTCTGCTGGGCAAGGCCGTCATTCAGAAAGTCTGA
- a CDS encoding ABC transporter substrate-binding protein, with translation MKPVGYVGALITAALVASASAQKVELPIKIGVALAQTSNTALLGQEQVIGARFAEKYLNARGGINGTPFKLVFQDAAGDENSAINAFQNLINKEKVVGIVGPTLSQQAFAADPIAERARVPVLGPSNTAKGIPQIGDYIARVSAPVAVVAPNAIRQALKLDPKIKKAAVLYAQNDAFSVSETGTFQETAKAQGLTLATVQKFQTTDTDFTTQVTAVLNSDVDLVIISGLAADGGNLVKQLRQLGYKGLIIGGNGLNTSNVFPVCQKFCDGVIIAQAYSPAQPSAANQVFVKDYRAQYKKDPPQFAAQAYAGVQVMVEALKAIDRKKKLSTWDLDDLRVALNKQILVGKYNTPLGPISFDKEGEVNQRDFYVAQIRMKDAKTGSFVYLK, from the coding sequence ATGAAACCAGTAGGTTATGTCGGAGCACTTATTACAGCGGCGCTTGTCGCGTCGGCCAGTGCACAAAAGGTCGAACTTCCCATCAAGATCGGCGTGGCCCTGGCGCAGACCAGCAACACCGCCCTGCTGGGGCAGGAGCAGGTGATCGGCGCACGCTTTGCCGAGAAATACCTGAATGCCCGGGGCGGCATCAACGGTACGCCTTTCAAGCTGGTGTTCCAGGACGCAGCAGGCGACGAGAACAGCGCCATCAACGCCTTCCAGAACCTGATCAACAAGGAAAAGGTCGTGGGCATCGTGGGTCCGACGCTCTCACAGCAGGCCTTTGCTGCTGACCCCATTGCCGAGCGTGCCCGGGTGCCCGTCCTGGGGCCGAGTAACACCGCCAAGGGCATTCCGCAGATCGGAGACTACATTGCGCGCGTCTCCGCACCCGTGGCCGTGGTGGCCCCCAATGCCATCAGGCAGGCGCTCAAGCTTGACCCCAAGATCAAAAAGGCAGCGGTGCTGTACGCCCAGAACGACGCCTTCTCGGTATCGGAAACTGGCACTTTCCAGGAAACAGCCAAGGCCCAGGGGCTGACCCTGGCCACCGTGCAGAAATTTCAGACCACAGACACTGATTTCACCACCCAGGTGACCGCTGTCCTGAATTCTGACGTGGACCTGGTAATCATCTCGGGCCTGGCAGCCGACGGGGGCAACCTGGTCAAACAGCTGCGCCAGTTGGGCTACAAGGGGCTGATTATCGGGGGCAACGGCCTGAACACCAGCAACGTGTTTCCGGTCTGCCAGAAATTCTGTGACGGTGTGATCATCGCTCAGGCCTACAGCCCCGCCCAGCCCAGCGCGGCCAACCAGGTGTTCGTCAAGGACTACCGCGCCCAGTACAAGAAAGACCCGCCCCAGTTTGCTGCCCAGGCCTACGCCGGGGTGCAGGTCATGGTCGAGGCACTCAAGGCGATTGACCGCAAGAAGAAGCTCAGCACCTGGGATCTCGATGACCTGCGGGTTGCCCTGAACAAGCAGATTCTGGTCGGCAAGTACAACACGCCACTGGGGCCCATCAGCTTTGACAAGGAAGGCGAGGTTAACCAGCGCGATTTTTACGTTGCGCAGATTCGCATGAAAGACGCCAAAACTGGCTCGTTCGTGTACCTGAAGTAA
- a CDS encoding DNA polymerase/3'-5' exonuclease PolX: protein MAEVTRKALVGVLKTTADLLDLLHLEAFRAQAYRSAARSLEATETDVDALLDSGFAGVPKVGRGIASELQAYAASGAFGPLEDAASQVPPGVLGLFRVRGLGPKKIRTLWDTGIDSLETLREACRDGRVAAIKGFGARSAAGILDAVEFALAAQERQHLSTALDVSEMLTAQLEGLDPRISGEVGRGLETARAALVTVTATAAELQGRLAGLVEDLQTEADQPLLSGHIDGVPVEVAYAPAEARGALDLLMGGAATYRDEVEGRAQAQKLTLSREGLHRGATLLPTPTEADVLRALELPYRPAEYREPEHDSIWESLPTPEKLVTVADLRGMLHTHSVWSDGAATIAHMAEEALRLGHEFLGTGDHSRAAHYANGLSIERLRAQLREVRELQAAGLPVVAGAEVDILEDGSLDYPDDILAELDYVVASVHSHFTLDAARQTDRLVRAASHPLITILGHPTGRLLLRRPGYAMDLDAVLEACEVAGTVVEINANAYRLDLDWRDVLRWRGRLTFAVNTDAHVPAGLADTRYGVAVARKAGLTPAQVVNTLSRTEFLTFVQRQRAGRTTA from the coding sequence ATGGCTGAGGTGACCCGCAAGGCACTGGTGGGCGTCCTGAAAACCACCGCCGACCTGCTGGACCTGCTGCATCTGGAGGCTTTCCGGGCGCAGGCCTACCGCAGCGCTGCCCGGAGCCTGGAAGCCACCGAGACGGACGTGGACGCGCTGCTGGATTCGGGCTTTGCTGGAGTCCCGAAGGTAGGCCGGGGCATCGCGTCAGAACTGCAGGCGTATGCGGCGTCCGGAGCGTTCGGGCCGCTGGAAGACGCGGCCAGCCAGGTGCCGCCGGGCGTGCTGGGGCTGTTCCGGGTGCGTGGGCTGGGCCCAAAGAAGATCCGCACACTGTGGGACACCGGCATCGATTCACTGGAGACACTGCGCGAAGCTTGCCGCGACGGCCGGGTGGCGGCCATCAAGGGATTCGGGGCCAGAAGTGCCGCGGGGATTCTGGATGCGGTGGAATTCGCGCTGGCCGCACAGGAGCGTCAGCACCTCAGCACCGCGCTGGACGTCAGCGAGATGCTGACTGCGCAGCTGGAAGGCCTGGACCCCCGCATTTCGGGTGAGGTCGGTCGGGGGCTGGAGACCGCCCGGGCTGCCCTGGTCACCGTCACGGCGACAGCCGCCGAGCTGCAGGGCAGGCTGGCTGGTCTGGTTGAGGACCTGCAAACAGAAGCGGACCAGCCCTTGCTTTCAGGGCACATTGACGGGGTGCCGGTGGAGGTGGCCTACGCGCCTGCTGAGGCGCGCGGCGCCCTGGACCTGCTGATGGGCGGCGCCGCAACTTACCGCGATGAAGTCGAGGGCCGCGCCCAGGCGCAAAAACTGACGCTGAGCAGGGAGGGCCTGCACCGCGGAGCCACATTGTTGCCTACCCCGACGGAGGCCGACGTTTTGCGAGCACTCGAACTGCCGTACCGTCCGGCAGAATACCGGGAGCCGGAGCACGACAGTATCTGGGAAAGCCTGCCCACACCTGAGAAGCTGGTCACGGTGGCCGATCTGCGGGGCATGCTGCATACCCACTCGGTCTGGTCCGACGGCGCAGCAACGATTGCTCACATGGCCGAAGAAGCGCTGCGGCTGGGCCACGAGTTTCTGGGGACCGGAGATCATTCACGTGCCGCGCATTACGCCAACGGACTCAGTATCGAACGTCTGCGCGCGCAACTGCGCGAGGTCCGTGAGCTGCAGGCTGCGGGTCTGCCCGTGGTGGCCGGTGCCGAGGTGGATATCCTGGAAGACGGCTCGCTGGACTACCCGGACGACATACTGGCTGAGCTGGACTACGTGGTGGCCAGCGTGCACAGCCACTTCACGCTGGACGCTGCCCGTCAGACCGACCGGCTGGTCCGCGCCGCCTCACATCCGCTGATCACCATTCTTGGGCATCCCACGGGCCGGCTGCTGCTGCGCCGCCCAGGCTACGCGATGGACCTGGACGCCGTTCTGGAAGCCTGCGAAGTGGCTGGCACGGTGGTCGAAATCAACGCCAACGCCTACCGCCTGGACCTGGACTGGCGCGACGTCCTGCGCTGGCGCGGGCGCCTGACCTTTGCCGTCAATACGGACGCCCACGTGCCTGCTGGTCTGGCAGACACCCGATATGGGGTAGCGGTGGCCCGCAAGGCTGGCCTGACCCCTGCGCAGGTGGTCAATACGCTGAGCAGGACAGAGTTCCTGACGTTTGTGCAGCGGCAACGGGCGGGCCGGACTACCGCTTAG
- the hisJ gene encoding histidinol-phosphatase HisJ, translating into MTSTLFDSHMHTPLCGHAAGTPREYAKAALDAGLTGLCFTDHMPMPAWYDAPWRMRLDQLEQYIEEVRSVQADFAGELDVRLGLEADFHPGTERFVERVLTAHNWDYVIGSVHYLGAWGFDNPEFVAEYEARDLTELYASYYALVEDAARTGLFDAIGHLDLPKKFGHLDTDGHAALHALDVIAERGLSLDFNTAGWRKPVAEAYPAPDLTRAAATRGIPFVLGSDAHRPDEVGHRFADALKQIHDVGGRTVTYLARVRHG; encoded by the coding sequence ATGACCTCTACCCTGTTTGACTCGCACATGCACACGCCGCTGTGCGGCCATGCGGCGGGCACGCCACGTGAATACGCCAAGGCCGCACTGGACGCGGGACTGACCGGCCTGTGCTTTACCGACCACATGCCTATGCCTGCGTGGTATGACGCTCCCTGGCGCATGCGTCTGGACCAGCTGGAGCAGTACATCGAGGAGGTGCGCAGTGTCCAGGCCGATTTTGCCGGTGAGCTCGACGTGCGTCTGGGCCTGGAGGCAGACTTTCACCCCGGCACCGAACGCTTTGTCGAACGCGTCCTGACAGCACACAACTGGGATTACGTGATCGGCAGCGTGCATTACCTGGGTGCCTGGGGATTTGACAACCCAGAGTTTGTCGCCGAGTACGAGGCGCGTGACCTGACAGAGCTGTACGCCAGTTACTACGCGCTGGTCGAAGACGCCGCACGGACCGGGCTGTTCGACGCCATCGGCCATCTGGACCTGCCCAAGAAATTCGGGCACCTGGATACCGATGGGCACGCCGCCCTGCATGCTCTGGACGTCATTGCCGAACGCGGCCTGAGCCTGGATTTCAACACCGCCGGCTGGCGCAAGCCGGTGGCCGAAGCCTATCCGGCGCCGGACCTGACCCGGGCAGCGGCGACCCGAGGCATTCCTTTCGTGCTGGGCAGCGACGCCCACCGTCCCGACGAGGTGGGCCACCGTTTCGCCGACGCCCTGAAACAGATTCATGACGTGGGAGGCCGCACAGTCACCTACCTTGCCCGGGTGCGTCATGGCTGA